One Mycolicibacterium crocinum DNA window includes the following coding sequences:
- a CDS encoding TIGR01777 family oxidoreductase has translation MSQPVGGLVVAIAGSSGLIGSALVSALRAADHRVLRIVRRAPANGDELHWNPDSGEFDPSGLEGVDAVINLCGVNVGDKRWSGSFKQSLRDSRIGPTEVIAAAVADAGVPTLINASAVGYYGDTGNRVVDETAPAGGGFLSRLCVDWEAAALAAEDAGARVVLARSGLVLSPGGGVLSRLRPLFSLGLGARLGNGRQYMPWISLEDEIRGLLFAINNPDLSGPVNFTGPAPVTNSEFTAALGRALNRPTPLMVPGFALRALLGEFADEGLLGGQRAIPAALERAGFVFHHNTIGEALAYATTSAQN, from the coding sequence ATGAGCCAACCTGTAGGCGGGCTCGTCGTCGCGATCGCCGGTTCGTCCGGACTCATCGGTTCCGCGCTGGTGTCGGCGCTGCGAGCCGCGGATCATCGGGTGCTGCGGATCGTGCGCCGCGCGCCGGCCAACGGCGACGAGCTGCACTGGAACCCCGACAGCGGTGAGTTCGACCCGTCCGGTTTGGAAGGCGTCGACGCGGTGATCAACCTGTGCGGCGTCAACGTCGGCGACAAGCGATGGTCGGGGTCCTTCAAACAGAGCCTGCGTGACAGCCGCATCGGACCTACCGAGGTGATCGCGGCAGCCGTCGCCGATGCCGGTGTGCCGACGCTGATCAACGCCAGCGCGGTGGGCTACTACGGCGACACCGGAAACCGCGTCGTCGACGAAACCGCCCCTGCCGGAGGCGGATTCCTGTCGCGGCTCTGTGTGGACTGGGAGGCCGCGGCGCTGGCCGCCGAGGACGCCGGGGCCCGGGTGGTGCTGGCCCGTTCCGGCCTGGTGCTTTCCCCCGGCGGCGGTGTGCTCTCCCGGCTGCGGCCGCTGTTCAGCCTGGGCCTGGGGGCCCGGCTCGGCAACGGCCGGCAGTACATGCCATGGATCAGTCTGGAGGACGAGATCCGCGGGCTGCTGTTCGCGATCAACAATCCCGACCTGTCGGGTCCGGTGAACTTCACCGGACCGGCTCCGGTGACCAATTCTGAGTTCACCGCCGCGCTGGGCCGGGCGTTGAACCGGCCCACCCCACTGATGGTGCCCGGGTTCGCATTGCGCGCGCTGCTCGGCGAGTTCGCCGACGAGGGACTGCTCGGCGGTCAGCGGGCGATTCCCGCCGCCCTGGAGCGGGCTGGGTTCGTCTTCCACCACAACACCATCGGCGAGGCGCTGGCCTACGCCACCACGTCCGCGCAGAACTAG
- the lipB gene encoding lipoyl(octanoyl) transferase LipB, whose amino-acid sequence MRESIRSSSAGMQVRQLGVVDYLDAWQMQRELADARVAGGPDTLLLLEHPAVYTAGKRTEAHERPMDGTPVVDTDRGGKITWHGPGQLVGYPVIGLAEPLDVVNYVRRLEESLISVCADLGLETGRVEGRSGVWVTGTRKIAAIGIRVARGTTLHGFALNCDCDLGAYSTIVPCGISDAGVTSLTAELGRHVGVEDVRTRVADAVCDALDGRLPVSLKT is encoded by the coding sequence GTGCGGGAATCCATCCGATCGAGCTCAGCGGGCATGCAGGTGCGCCAGCTGGGCGTCGTCGACTACCTGGATGCCTGGCAGATGCAGCGCGAGCTGGCCGACGCCCGGGTGGCCGGCGGCCCCGACACCCTGCTCCTGCTCGAGCACCCCGCCGTCTACACCGCGGGTAAGCGCACCGAGGCCCACGAACGGCCGATGGACGGCACCCCGGTCGTCGACACCGATCGCGGCGGCAAGATCACCTGGCACGGCCCCGGGCAGCTGGTCGGCTATCCGGTGATCGGGTTGGCTGAGCCGCTGGATGTGGTGAATTACGTTCGGCGCCTTGAGGAGTCGTTGATCTCGGTGTGCGCGGACCTCGGTTTGGAGACTGGCCGCGTCGAGGGCCGCTCCGGGGTGTGGGTGACCGGAACCCGCAAGATCGCCGCGATCGGCATCCGGGTGGCGCGCGGCACCACGCTGCACGGGTTCGCCCTGAACTGCGACTGCGATCTGGGTGCGTATTCGACGATCGTGCCGTGCGGGATCTCCGATGCCGGAGTGACTTCGCTGACGGCTGAACTGGGCCGCCACGTCGGTGTCGAGGACGTCCGCACCCGGGTCGCCGACGCGGTGTGTGACGCCCTCGACGGCCGGCTGCCCGTAAGCTTGAAGACGTGA
- the lipA gene encoding lipoyl synthase yields the protein MTVTPEGRKLLRLEVRNAETPIERKPPWIKTRARMGPEYTALKSLVRREGLHTVCEEAGCPNIFECWEDREATFLIGGEQCTRRCDFCQIDTGKPAELDRDEPRRVAESVAAMGLRYATVTGVARDDLPDGGAWLYAETVRAIKKLNPNTGVELLAPDFNGEQALLEEVFAARPEVFAHNVETVPRIFKRIRPAFRYQRSLDVLTAARAAGLVTKSNLILGMGETIDEVHTALADLHEAGCDIVTITQYLRPSVRHHPVERWVKPEEFVALAEYAEGLGFAGVLSGPLVRSSYRAGRLYQQAVAASR from the coding sequence GTGACAGTGACTCCAGAGGGCCGCAAGCTCTTGCGTCTGGAGGTCCGCAATGCCGAGACCCCGATCGAGCGCAAGCCGCCGTGGATCAAGACCCGCGCGCGGATGGGTCCGGAGTACACCGCGCTGAAAAGTTTGGTGCGCCGCGAGGGTTTGCACACGGTGTGCGAGGAAGCGGGCTGCCCCAACATCTTCGAGTGTTGGGAAGACCGGGAGGCGACATTCCTCATCGGCGGCGAGCAGTGCACGCGGCGCTGTGATTTCTGCCAGATCGACACCGGCAAGCCCGCCGAGCTGGACCGCGACGAACCGCGCCGGGTCGCCGAGAGTGTGGCGGCGATGGGGCTGCGCTACGCGACGGTCACCGGGGTGGCGCGCGACGACCTGCCCGACGGCGGAGCGTGGCTGTACGCCGAGACGGTGCGCGCGATCAAGAAGCTGAACCCGAACACCGGCGTGGAGCTGTTGGCCCCGGACTTCAACGGCGAGCAGGCACTGCTCGAGGAGGTCTTCGCGGCGCGCCCAGAAGTGTTCGCGCACAACGTCGAAACGGTGCCGCGGATCTTCAAGCGGATCCGTCCGGCGTTCCGGTACCAGCGCAGCCTCGACGTGCTGACCGCGGCCCGCGCGGCCGGGCTGGTCACCAAGAGCAACCTGATCCTCGGCATGGGCGAGACCATCGACGAGGTGCACACCGCCCTGGCCGATCTGCACGAGGCCGGCTGCGACATCGTCACGATCACCCAGTACCTGCGGCCGTCGGTGCGTCATCACCCGGTCGAGCGCTGGGTCAAGCCGGAGGAGTTCGTCGCGCTGGCCGAGTACGCCGAGGGGCTGGGCTTCGCCGGAGTACTGTCCGGGCCGTTGGTCCGGTCCTCCTACCGCGCCGGCCGGCTGTATCAACAGGCCGTCGCGGCATCGCGGTGA
- a CDS encoding DUF4191 domain-containing protein: MAKSRSAAENKAAKAEAKAAAKVAAKQRRSQLWQAFQMQRKEDKRLLPYMIGAFVLIVGAAVVAGVFAGGITMYLLIVLGVVLGALVAFIIFGRRAQKSVFRKAEGQTGAAAWALDNLRGKWRVTPGVAATGHFDAVHRVIGRPGVIFVAEGSPTRVKPLLAQEKKRTARLVGDIPIYDVIVGNGEGEVPLSKLERHLTKLPANITVKQMDSLESKLGALGSRVGPAAMPKGPMPAQAKMKGVQRTVRRR; this comes from the coding sequence ATGGCGAAATCCCGTAGTGCCGCCGAGAACAAGGCGGCCAAGGCCGAGGCGAAGGCGGCAGCCAAGGTCGCGGCCAAACAGCGCCGCAGCCAGCTGTGGCAGGCGTTCCAGATGCAGCGCAAGGAAGACAAGCGGCTGCTCCCCTACATGATCGGCGCGTTCGTGCTGATCGTGGGGGCCGCCGTTGTGGCCGGGGTGTTCGCCGGCGGCATCACGATGTACCTGCTGATCGTGCTGGGCGTCGTGCTCGGCGCGCTGGTGGCCTTCATCATCTTCGGCCGGCGCGCACAGAAGTCGGTCTTCCGCAAAGCCGAGGGCCAGACCGGGGCGGCCGCCTGGGCGCTGGACAACCTGCGGGGCAAGTGGCGGGTGACGCCGGGCGTGGCCGCCACCGGTCACTTCGACGCCGTGCACCGGGTGATCGGACGGCCCGGTGTGATCTTCGTCGCCGAGGGTTCGCCGACGCGGGTCAAGCCGCTGCTGGCGCAGGAGAAGAAGCGCACCGCCCGGCTGGTCGGTGACATCCCGATCTATGACGTGATCGTCGGCAACGGCGAGGGCGAGGTGCCGCTGTCGAAGTTGGAGCGGCATCTGACGAAGCTGCCGGCCAACATCACGGTCAAGCAGATGGACTCGCTGGAGTCGAAGCTGGGCGCGCTGGGCTCTCGGGTGGGTCCGGCCGCGATGCCCAAGGGTCCGATGCCGGCACAGGCCAAGATGAAGGGCGTGCAACGCACGGTGCGCAGGCGCTGA
- a CDS encoding amidohydrolase, which yields MCTACEWAPSFSALDTGVLTRRTVQRAAVATPATKCADVVFRNGRIYTVSPAQPWAQAVAVTGNSISYVGDEAGADALEGPDTRVVDLEGNLMLPGFVEGHIHPFLGAFLTSGVDLQVPTGEDALAAIAAYATEHTQGPVRGFGWRVDMFGPDGPTRHELDRVLPDRPGFFFAIDGHSMWANSTALKIAGVGRDTPDPIPGFSYYVRDEHGDPTGYLLEVDAVLSLVNAVDPISPLSMQTLLECWLPKASAAGITSVFDAGVPPIGEDQGALIALYADLEERGALPFRVVASYSVKAPPIDDAVASFTDIRDRISTELVTVGAVKVIGDGTQGGYTAWLIEPYADKPESIGASPFTDEQWRQLICDVDGAGFDVHVHACGERTARVALDSIQAAIAANPPRDRRHTIAHLVYVEDPDNRRFAELGVTAQFSANWMSADPDTVQNLAVRYGRPRQDLFYRAQDVLSAGGRISLGTDWPAAGYFSTYKPLDSIQIGVTRQLIGQPDAPVLAPADQKLSVAEAVHANTMGAAYQVRLDGLVGSVEVGKRADLIVLDSNIFEVDPHDIHRTQVTMTMMNGQVRHQL from the coding sequence ATCTGTACGGCATGTGAGTGGGCGCCGAGCTTCAGCGCGCTGGACACCGGCGTTCTGACGCGGCGGACCGTGCAGCGTGCGGCTGTGGCGACGCCCGCGACGAAATGCGCCGACGTCGTCTTCCGGAACGGACGGATCTACACCGTGTCGCCCGCGCAGCCGTGGGCGCAGGCAGTGGCCGTCACCGGCAATTCGATCTCCTACGTCGGAGACGAGGCCGGTGCGGATGCGCTCGAAGGTCCGGACACCCGCGTCGTCGACCTCGAGGGCAATCTGATGTTGCCCGGGTTCGTCGAGGGGCACATCCATCCGTTCCTCGGCGCGTTTCTGACCAGTGGCGTCGATTTGCAGGTGCCCACCGGAGAAGACGCGCTGGCCGCGATCGCCGCATACGCGACGGAGCACACGCAAGGTCCGGTGCGCGGATTCGGTTGGCGCGTGGACATGTTCGGCCCCGATGGCCCCACCCGCCACGAGCTGGATCGGGTGCTGCCCGACCGGCCGGGGTTCTTCTTCGCGATCGACGGCCACAGCATGTGGGCGAACAGTACGGCGCTGAAGATCGCGGGTGTCGGCCGCGACACCCCAGATCCGATTCCCGGGTTCAGCTACTACGTCCGCGACGAGCACGGCGATCCGACCGGATACCTCCTCGAGGTCGATGCGGTGCTCAGTTTGGTCAACGCCGTCGATCCAATTTCGCCGCTGTCGATGCAGACACTGCTGGAGTGCTGGCTGCCCAAGGCGTCGGCCGCCGGGATCACCTCGGTGTTCGATGCGGGTGTGCCGCCGATCGGTGAGGATCAGGGCGCGTTGATCGCGTTGTACGCCGACCTGGAGGAGCGCGGGGCGTTGCCGTTTCGGGTCGTCGCGTCCTACAGCGTGAAGGCTCCGCCGATCGACGATGCGGTGGCGAGCTTCACCGATATCCGCGACCGAATCTCGACCGAGCTGGTGACCGTCGGCGCGGTGAAGGTCATCGGTGACGGCACGCAGGGTGGATACACCGCGTGGTTGATCGAGCCGTACGCCGACAAGCCGGAGTCGATCGGTGCATCACCGTTCACCGACGAACAGTGGCGCCAGTTGATCTGCGACGTCGACGGCGCCGGGTTCGACGTGCACGTGCACGCGTGCGGCGAGCGCACCGCGCGCGTGGCGCTCGACTCGATCCAGGCGGCAATCGCGGCCAATCCCCCGCGGGATCGCAGGCACACGATCGCACATCTGGTGTACGTCGAGGATCCGGACAACCGGCGGTTCGCCGAACTCGGTGTGACGGCGCAGTTTTCGGCCAACTGGATGTCGGCCGATCCGGATACTGTGCAGAACCTCGCGGTGCGGTATGGCCGGCCGCGGCAGGACCTGTTCTATCGCGCGCAGGACGTCCTGAGTGCGGGCGGCCGGATCTCACTGGGCACCGACTGGCCGGCGGCCGGTTACTTCTCCACCTACAAGCCGCTCGATTCCATCCAGATCGGGGTGACCCGCCAGCTGATCGGCCAGCCCGATGCTCCCGTGCTGGCGCCTGCCGATCAGAAGCTCAGCGTCGCCGAGGCAGTGCACGCCAACACCATGGGCGCCGCCTATCAGGTTCGACTCGATGGCTTGGTCGGCTCGGTCGAGGTCGGCAAGCGCGCCGATCTGATCGTGTTGGACTCCAACATTTTCGAGGTCGACCCACACGACATCCACCGCACGCAGGTGACGATGACGATGATGAACGGACAAGTCCGCCACCAGCTCTAG
- a CDS encoding HNH endonuclease: MFEQMLDVDPADQSAMVERIAELERIKAAAAAGQARLTATLDAARRSAEAAAGIPAAKRARGLASEVALARRDSPARGGQHLGFAKALVNEMPHTLAALETGVLSEWRATIVVRESACLDVEDRRRLDSELCSDPDALLGVGDAALGAKAKAIAYRLDPHAVVERAAKAVAERTVTTRPAPDAMTYVTALLPVAQGVSVYAALKREADVCSDARSRGQVMADTLVERVTGRPADEPVPITVNLVVSDQMLLGAEQGAAVIAGYGSVPSAVAQKMVMETVTDERSRATLRRLYASPDSGALVSMDSRSRLFPKGLADFIELRDQRCRTPYCDAPIRHHDHAVPHSRGGATTAENGQGLCEACNYAKQARGWRVTSGTDENGTHATEFITPTGAHYHSAAPPMPGTPKIPRSTAELYLNGELLRVIAA; this comes from the coding sequence ATGTTCGAACAGATGTTGGACGTCGACCCGGCTGACCAGTCGGCCATGGTCGAGCGGATTGCGGAGCTGGAGCGGATCAAAGCCGCGGCGGCGGCGGGGCAGGCGCGGCTGACTGCCACGCTGGATGCTGCGCGACGATCGGCAGAGGCGGCGGCAGGGATTCCCGCCGCGAAGCGGGCTCGGGGCCTCGCTTCTGAGGTGGCGCTGGCTCGCCGCGATTCGCCGGCCCGCGGTGGACAGCATCTCGGTTTCGCCAAGGCCCTCGTGAACGAGATGCCGCACACACTGGCCGCGCTGGAAACCGGGGTGCTGTCGGAATGGCGGGCGACGATCGTAGTGCGGGAGTCGGCGTGCCTGGATGTCGAGGATCGGCGGCGGCTCGATTCCGAATTGTGTTCGGATCCTGACGCATTGCTCGGTGTGGGGGACGCGGCTCTGGGGGCGAAGGCGAAGGCGATCGCCTACCGCTTGGATCCGCATGCCGTGGTTGAGCGGGCGGCGAAGGCGGTGGCAGAGCGCACGGTCACGACTCGTCCGGCGCCGGATGCGATGACGTATGTGACGGCCCTGCTGCCGGTGGCTCAAGGTGTTTCGGTGTATGCCGCGCTCAAGAGAGAGGCCGATGTCTGCTCCGACGCGCGCTCACGAGGACAGGTCATGGCCGACACGCTGGTCGAGCGGGTGACCGGGCGGCCGGCTGACGAGCCCGTGCCGATAACGGTGAACCTGGTGGTATCGGACCAAATGCTGCTCGGAGCCGAGCAGGGTGCGGCTGTGATCGCCGGTTACGGCTCGGTGCCCTCGGCGGTGGCTCAGAAGATGGTCATGGAGACGGTCACCGATGAGCGGTCACGCGCCACGCTGCGTCGGCTGTACGCGAGCCCGGACAGCGGCGCACTGGTCTCCATGGACTCGCGCTCGCGGTTGTTTCCGAAAGGCTTGGCAGACTTCATCGAACTGCGGGATCAGCGCTGCCGAACCCCGTACTGCGATGCGCCGATTCGGCACCACGACCATGCGGTACCCCATTCCCGCGGCGGTGCCACCACGGCGGAGAACGGGCAGGGCTTGTGTGAGGCCTGCAATTACGCCAAGCAGGCCCGGGGTTGGCGGGTGACTTCCGGTACCGACGAGAACGGCACCCACGCAACGGAATTCATAACCCCGACCGGCGCGCACTATCATTCCGCCGCGCCACCGATGCCTGGCACGCCGAAAATTCCGAGGAGCACCGCGGAGTTGTACCTCAACGGCGAGCTGTTGCGGGTGATCGCCGCCTGA
- a CDS encoding RDD family protein, with translation MAREIGSWLSGPEPVKPGDDADWPGRTLGLPESGPRSLARMGRRFLALLIDWLIAYGLAALGMTLGFISVSVLSTAVLGIWFALGVLSVRLFGFTPGQYALGLMVIPVDNRQHVGSGRAIARGLLLALVIPGLFTDADGRGFQDRLTATAVVRR, from the coding sequence ATGGCGCGTGAAATCGGATCCTGGCTGTCCGGACCGGAACCGGTGAAGCCGGGTGACGATGCCGACTGGCCTGGCCGGACGCTCGGCCTGCCGGAATCCGGGCCGCGTTCGCTGGCGCGGATGGGCCGGCGGTTCCTGGCTCTGCTGATCGACTGGCTGATCGCCTACGGCCTCGCGGCGCTGGGGATGACGTTGGGTTTCATCAGTGTTTCTGTGCTGTCGACCGCGGTGCTGGGGATCTGGTTCGCCCTCGGCGTGCTGTCGGTACGGCTGTTCGGGTTCACCCCGGGGCAGTACGCGCTCGGGTTGATGGTGATTCCGGTGGACAACCGCCAGCACGTGGGCAGCGGTCGGGCGATCGCACGGGGGCTGTTGCTGGCGCTGGTGATCCCCGGTCTGTTCACCGATGCCGACGGGCGCGGCTTCCAGGACCGGCTCACGGCGACGGCCGTCGTTCGACGCTGA
- the glnA gene encoding type I glutamate--ammonia ligase, whose amino-acid sequence MAEKNADDLFKLIKDENVEYVDIRFCDLPGVVQHFSIPASAFDESVFEDGLAFDGSSVRGFQSIHESDMLLLPDPVTARIDPFRAAKTLNLNFFVHDPFTREAYSRDPRNVARKAENYLISTGIADTAYFGAEAEFYIFDSVSFDSKINGTFYEVDSESGWWNSGEPFEADGSANRGYKVRPKGGYFPVAPYDHYVDLRDDITTNLQNAGFTIERGHHEVGTAGQAEINYKFNTLLHAADDVLLFKYIVKNTAWAAGKTVTFMPKPLFGDNGSGMHVHQSLWKDGKPLFHDESGYAGLSDIARHYIGGILHHAPSLLAFTNPTVNSYKRLVPGYEAPINLVYSQRNRSAAVRIPITGNNPKAKRLEFRAPDSSGNPYLAFAAMMMAGLDGIKKKIEPQTPVDKDLYELPPEEAANIPQAPTSLSAVIDRLEEDHEYLTEGGVFTTDLIETWISYKRENEIMPVQIRPHPYEFALYYDV is encoded by the coding sequence GTGGCAGAAAAGAACGCTGACGACCTTTTCAAGCTGATCAAGGACGAGAACGTCGAGTACGTCGACATCCGGTTCTGCGATCTGCCCGGCGTGGTCCAGCACTTCTCCATCCCCGCCTCGGCGTTCGACGAGAGCGTGTTCGAGGACGGTCTGGCGTTCGACGGCTCGTCCGTCCGCGGTTTCCAGTCGATCCACGAGTCCGACATGCTGCTGCTGCCGGACCCCGTCACGGCCCGCATCGACCCGTTCCGCGCCGCCAAAACGCTGAACCTCAACTTCTTCGTGCACGACCCGTTCACCCGCGAGGCCTACTCCCGCGATCCCCGCAACGTGGCCCGCAAGGCGGAGAACTACCTCATCAGCACCGGCATCGCCGACACCGCCTACTTCGGCGCCGAGGCCGAGTTCTACATCTTCGACTCGGTGAGCTTCGACTCGAAGATCAACGGCACCTTCTACGAGGTCGACTCCGAGTCGGGCTGGTGGAACTCCGGTGAGCCGTTCGAGGCCGACGGCTCGGCCAACCGTGGTTACAAGGTGCGCCCCAAGGGCGGCTACTTCCCGGTGGCGCCGTACGACCACTACGTCGATCTGCGCGACGACATCACCACGAACCTGCAGAACGCCGGCTTCACGATCGAGCGCGGCCACCACGAGGTGGGCACCGCCGGCCAGGCCGAGATCAACTACAAGTTCAACACGCTGCTGCACGCGGCCGACGACGTGCTGCTGTTCAAGTACATCGTCAAGAACACCGCGTGGGCGGCCGGCAAGACCGTCACGTTCATGCCGAAGCCGCTGTTCGGTGACAACGGCTCGGGCATGCACGTGCACCAGTCGCTGTGGAAGGACGGCAAGCCGCTGTTCCACGACGAGTCGGGCTACGCCGGTCTGTCGGACATCGCGCGCCACTACATCGGCGGCATCCTGCACCACGCGCCGTCGCTGCTGGCGTTCACCAACCCCACGGTGAACTCCTACAAGCGTCTGGTGCCGGGCTACGAGGCTCCGATCAACCTGGTCTACAGCCAGCGCAACCGCTCGGCTGCCGTGCGTATCCCGATCACCGGCAACAACCCGAAGGCCAAGCGCCTCGAGTTCCGCGCGCCGGACAGCTCGGGCAACCCGTACCTGGCGTTCGCGGCCATGATGATGGCCGGCCTGGACGGCATCAAGAAGAAGATCGAGCCGCAGACGCCGGTGGACAAAGATCTCTACGAGCTCCCCCCGGAGGAGGCCGCCAACATCCCGCAGGCGCCCACCTCGCTGTCGGCCGTGATCGACCGCCTCGAAGAGGATCACGAATACCTCACCGAGGGTGGCGTTTTCACGACCGACCTGATCGAGACGTGGATCTCCTACAAGCGGGAGAACGAGATCATGCCCGTTCAGATCCGTCCGCACCCGTACGAGTTCGCGCTGTACTACGACGTGTAG
- a CDS encoding DoxX family protein, giving the protein MTQRLDDRIDRFQPAVLSVFRIFFGLLFLFEGLSKVFNWPASYSVPTGSWPVWYAGILELILGTLLTVGLFTRIAAFIAAGEMAVAYFTQHFGQNPKGAPGGGFWPVVNGGELAVALCFGFLLLVFTGGGAYAVDAIRGRR; this is encoded by the coding sequence ATGACGCAGAGACTTGACGATCGCATCGACCGTTTCCAGCCCGCCGTCCTGTCCGTGTTCCGCATCTTCTTCGGACTGCTGTTCCTGTTCGAAGGCCTGTCGAAGGTCTTCAATTGGCCCGCAAGCTATTCGGTGCCGACCGGTTCGTGGCCGGTCTGGTATGCCGGCATTCTGGAGTTGATCCTCGGCACGTTGCTCACGGTCGGCCTGTTCACCCGGATCGCCGCATTCATCGCCGCCGGCGAGATGGCCGTCGCGTACTTCACCCAGCACTTCGGGCAGAACCCGAAAGGCGCACCCGGCGGCGGCTTCTGGCCCGTCGTCAACGGCGGTGAACTGGCCGTCGCGCTGTGCTTCGGATTCCTGCTGCTGGTCTTCACCGGCGGCGGCGCCTATGCGGTAGATGCCATCCGCGGGCGCCGCTAG
- a CDS encoding TIGR03619 family F420-dependent LLM class oxidoreductase, producing MKFYVSVAFLETREIVEIAKAADDLGYEGLGIPDHVVNLETLATPYPYTKNGERRWQPFTDWPDPWVLVGSLAQATEQIKFVTTVYIPGMRDPYSAAKSIGTAAYLADGRVELGIGVGWCEEEFTLMGQQFAKRGKRTDEMIQLMRALWQPGWTEFDGEFYKTPRLEMMPTPPHIPIYSGGLSDIALRRAARLDGWIGDLISLDQAILRVDKLRELRAENGLSMDGYEILTPLTDAFTIPHYERAAAAGITGIVTMPWMFYSGPDASLADKIDGMRRFRKDLALDA from the coding sequence ATGAAGTTCTATGTGAGCGTTGCGTTTCTGGAGACCCGCGAGATCGTCGAGATCGCAAAGGCGGCCGACGACCTGGGATACGAAGGGCTCGGCATCCCCGACCACGTGGTGAACCTGGAAACCCTGGCCACGCCATATCCCTACACCAAGAACGGTGAGCGACGGTGGCAGCCGTTCACCGACTGGCCCGACCCCTGGGTTCTGGTCGGCTCGCTCGCGCAGGCCACCGAACAGATCAAGTTCGTGACGACGGTGTACATCCCGGGCATGCGGGATCCGTATTCGGCCGCCAAATCCATTGGCACCGCGGCATATCTGGCCGACGGTCGCGTCGAACTCGGTATCGGCGTGGGCTGGTGTGAAGAAGAGTTCACGTTGATGGGTCAGCAGTTCGCCAAGCGGGGCAAGCGCACCGACGAGATGATCCAACTCATGCGGGCGCTGTGGCAGCCCGGGTGGACGGAGTTCGACGGCGAGTTCTACAAGACTCCGCGGCTGGAGATGATGCCCACGCCGCCGCACATCCCCATCTACAGCGGGGGACTGTCGGATATCGCGCTGCGCCGAGCCGCCCGACTCGACGGCTGGATCGGTGACCTGATCAGTCTCGACCAGGCCATCCTCCGAGTGGACAAGCTGCGTGAGTTGCGCGCCGAAAACGGGCTGAGCATGGACGGTTACGAGATCCTGACACCGCTGACCGACGCATTCACGATCCCGCACTACGAGCGGGCTGCGGCGGCGGGCATCACCGGCATCGTGACGATGCCGTGGATGTTCTACTCCGGACCCGACGCCTCCCTGGCGGACAAGATCGACGGGATGCGGCGCTTCCGCAAGGATTTGGCGTTGGACGCCTAG
- a CDS encoding PaaI family thioesterase, which yields MDFEFGVISADEHDRVRALHEPLAEAVRRLIDASLRSGADAETIQRARQTIDEVSEILERTPTDRPRVLRHEESGLPVVWRNPAVGRHNPLAPPMITHHEDGRCWTEFTLGPVYEGPPGLVHGGICALLLDQLLGEAATSQLSKPKFTGTITLKYLRGTPLGPLRGEAWHERTEGYKTYARGFLADAQGPTVEADGVFIMPAWARDAG from the coding sequence ATGGATTTTGAGTTTGGCGTGATCAGCGCCGACGAGCATGACCGGGTCAGGGCGTTGCACGAACCGCTGGCGGAGGCGGTGCGCAGGCTGATCGACGCCAGCCTGCGCAGCGGGGCTGACGCCGAAACCATCCAGCGGGCGCGCCAGACCATCGACGAGGTCAGCGAAATCCTCGAGCGCACGCCCACCGATCGGCCGCGGGTGTTGCGGCATGAGGAGTCCGGCCTGCCGGTGGTGTGGCGCAATCCCGCTGTGGGACGGCACAACCCGCTCGCACCGCCGATGATCACCCATCACGAAGACGGCCGGTGCTGGACCGAGTTCACTCTCGGGCCGGTGTACGAGGGGCCGCCCGGGCTGGTGCACGGCGGCATCTGCGCGTTGCTGCTCGACCAGCTCCTCGGCGAAGCCGCCACCAGCCAGCTCAGCAAGCCGAAGTTCACCGGCACGATCACGCTGAAGTATCTGCGCGGCACCCCGCTGGGCCCGCTGCGAGGCGAGGCGTGGCATGAACGCACCGAAGGCTACAAGACCTACGCGCGCGGGTTTCTCGCCGACGCACAGGGACCGACCGTGGAAGCAGATGGGGTTTTCATCATGCCGGCATGGGCTCGGGACGCAGGATGA